In Acidisarcina sp., a genomic segment contains:
- a CDS encoding FtsX-like permease family protein has protein sequence MKTTVKPALPWSVASRIAWRELHASRAKFFFVVLSVAIGVAALTGVRGFSESFQRTLLAEARTIMAADLSARMFRQPTEQEDQRLAELSARGLQQTTVTEMVTMAWLPENPQPLLISLKAVDPARYPFYGAAVLDSGADLKSALTDSSVVVVDDLLVRLHTSVGKTLRIGNKDFRIAAVLAREPDRMSATMSLGPRVMITRAALAQTGLLQAGSRSGERLLFKLPPSASIAQVSKQIERILPDAQVTDFRESNPALTQGLERATALLSLICLVAMVLGAIGVAMAMRAHLQQRIDILAIMKSLGARSSDILRIYLFQTLLLGIAGGLLGVLAGMGVEWIFPAVLGKLLPMRPAFHLPMRSVLAALGTGILTTLLFCLPPLLDIRNVRPSLVLRRAVDGGSEGRPTLWQRVKNSRLQWIATALVLLGLGGIASALSDSFVIGKWFAIGLAAALVVLLTLASITLRVLRIVLSRTRLQLPAALRHGLANLYRPGNQSAAVLAALGTGVMLILTVFLMQKSVVREMKVSASPTTPNVFLIDISTQELDGVRSLLTRQPGVRGQLETLPVVSGRIATVDGVPIDQLKLANFPKRLLQSVALTWADQQPAGVKVLSGKWWNRESSASLAVSERIAQRLHLKVGSHLTLVSGERMLPLQVGAIFKSDGQHVYGRSEFIFQPTDLSGLPVVWYGAVHVDGSQVPAMQRALFAAYPTITVINIADVLDTIQGFVGQINGVIRFLAGFSMLSGVIILASSVASTRFRRIREVVVLKTLGARRGYIIKVFSTEFLVLGLLAGVVGAIFANLLSRILLHRLDVIYRFDLRSGVVAVLLTAILAVGTGWIASIHILGQKPLEVLREE, from the coding sequence ATGAAGACCACCGTGAAACCTGCTTTGCCGTGGTCTGTCGCATCAAGAATTGCGTGGCGGGAACTTCATGCGTCGCGAGCCAAGTTTTTCTTTGTTGTGCTCTCGGTGGCCATCGGAGTAGCTGCGCTCACAGGCGTACGCGGATTCAGCGAGTCTTTCCAGCGAACACTGCTGGCAGAAGCCCGCACCATTATGGCTGCGGATCTTTCTGCGCGGATGTTTCGCCAGCCAACAGAGCAGGAGGATCAGCGCCTCGCCGAACTCTCTGCCAGGGGGCTTCAACAAACAACTGTAACGGAAATGGTTACAATGGCGTGGCTTCCGGAGAATCCGCAGCCTCTGCTGATCTCGCTAAAGGCTGTTGACCCCGCCAGATATCCATTCTACGGCGCTGCTGTTCTCGACTCTGGCGCCGATTTGAAATCGGCGCTCACCGATTCCTCGGTCGTGGTTGTCGATGATCTGCTGGTGCGACTGCATACTTCGGTAGGGAAGACGCTGCGCATTGGCAACAAGGACTTTCGAATTGCCGCTGTTCTTGCCCGCGAACCGGATCGGATGAGCGCAACCATGAGCCTCGGTCCGAGGGTAATGATCACTCGTGCAGCTTTGGCTCAGACGGGATTATTGCAGGCCGGCAGCCGCTCTGGAGAACGCCTGCTTTTTAAATTGCCGCCGTCCGCCTCCATTGCACAGGTGAGCAAACAGATCGAGCGAATCCTTCCCGATGCACAGGTCACTGATTTTCGCGAGAGCAATCCCGCTTTAACCCAGGGACTCGAACGCGCCACTGCGCTATTGAGTCTTATTTGCCTGGTAGCCATGGTGCTTGGTGCGATTGGCGTTGCGATGGCAATGCGCGCACACCTGCAACAGCGAATCGATATCCTCGCGATTATGAAGTCACTGGGCGCACGATCGTCCGACATCCTGCGAATTTACTTGTTTCAGACATTATTGTTGGGTATCGCCGGTGGACTCCTTGGCGTGCTTGCAGGAATGGGAGTTGAGTGGATCTTTCCTGCAGTACTGGGCAAACTCCTGCCGATGCGGCCAGCGTTTCACCTTCCCATGCGCTCCGTCCTTGCTGCACTTGGCACGGGTATTCTTACTACCCTCCTGTTCTGTCTACCTCCGCTGCTCGATATCCGTAACGTTCGTCCGAGCCTGGTCCTGCGGCGTGCAGTTGACGGCGGCAGCGAGGGAAGGCCAACTCTCTGGCAGCGTGTCAAGAATAGCCGGTTGCAGTGGATTGCCACAGCTTTGGTGTTGCTGGGACTCGGGGGGATAGCCTCAGCGCTGTCTGACTCCTTTGTTATCGGAAAGTGGTTTGCGATCGGGCTGGCTGCGGCGCTCGTTGTCCTCTTGACCCTCGCGTCGATTACCTTGCGGGTTTTGCGAATCGTATTGTCACGGACGCGGTTGCAATTACCTGCTGCGCTGCGGCATGGACTCGCGAACCTGTACCGCCCAGGCAACCAGTCAGCAGCGGTGCTGGCTGCCTTAGGAACGGGCGTCATGCTGATTCTCACCGTATTTTTAATGCAGAAGTCTGTTGTGCGGGAGATGAAGGTCTCCGCTTCTCCCACTACGCCAAATGTATTTTTAATCGATATCAGCACGCAGGAATTGGATGGCGTTCGCAGTTTGCTGACAAGGCAGCCTGGCGTTCGCGGCCAATTAGAGACACTGCCGGTTGTTTCAGGCAGGATTGCAACGGTGGATGGGGTGCCAATCGATCAGCTAAAGCTTGCAAACTTCCCGAAGCGACTGCTTCAGTCCGTGGCGTTGACCTGGGCCGATCAACAGCCCGCGGGTGTGAAAGTGCTCTCCGGAAAGTGGTGGAACCGTGAGTCTTCCGCTTCGCTTGCGGTGAGCGAACGCATTGCGCAGCGTCTGCATCTCAAAGTTGGATCGCATCTTACATTGGTTAGCGGCGAGCGGATGCTGCCTCTTCAGGTGGGAGCCATCTTCAAGAGCGACGGCCAGCATGTCTACGGAAGAAGCGAATTCATTTTCCAGCCCACGGATCTTAGCGGATTGCCCGTAGTCTGGTACGGAGCCGTGCACGTAGACGGATCGCAGGTACCGGCGATGCAGCGTGCTCTATTTGCCGCATATCCGACGATTACCGTCATCAATATCGCCGATGTGCTCGATACCATCCAAGGCTTTGTGGGACAGATCAACGGGGTCATCAGATTCCTTGCTGGTTTCTCGATGCTCTCCGGTGTGATTATCCTTGCCTCCAGTGTTGCCAGCACGCGCTTTCGGCGGATTCGCGAGGTGGTCGTTCTTAAGACGCTGGGAGCAAGACGTGGCTACATCATCAAAGTATTCAGCACGGAGTTTCTCGTCCTGGGACTGCTGGCTGGAGTTGTCGGCGCTATTTTCGCAAATCTCCTGTCGCGTATTCTCCTTCACAGACTCGACGTGATCTACCGCTTCGATCTGCGTTCCGGCGTCGTGGCGGTCTTGCTGACCGCCATTCTCGCCGTTGGAACTGGGTGGATCGCCAGCATCCATATTCTTGGGCAGAAGCCGCTGGAGGTTCTGCGGGAAGAATAA
- a CDS encoding ABC transporter ATP-binding protein, which produces MIEVRDLKKSIRNGTKTVDILKGIDLVVPAGEFVAIMGASGSGKSTLLGLLAGLDSPTEGQVLLDGTDISQLAENELAQVRGRKIGFVFQSYQLIPTLTALENVLLPYELNAAGDGLSRARNLLASVGLGDRMHHYPVQLSGGEQQRVALARAFIVEPPIVMADEPTGNLDSKNGEHVLSLLLDRNRETSTTLVLVTHDPAIADRADRRIVLRDGLIISDERRENL; this is translated from the coding sequence ATGATTGAAGTTCGCGATTTGAAAAAGTCGATTCGCAATGGCACAAAAACAGTGGACATATTGAAGGGAATCGACCTCGTCGTTCCTGCCGGAGAGTTCGTCGCGATCATGGGCGCCTCGGGTAGCGGCAAGAGCACCCTGCTGGGCCTGCTGGCTGGCCTGGATTCGCCGACGGAAGGTCAGGTACTGCTGGACGGGACCGACATCAGCCAGCTTGCAGAAAATGAGCTTGCCCAGGTGCGAGGCCGGAAAATTGGTTTCGTGTTTCAGTCCTATCAATTGATTCCAACTTTGACGGCTCTCGAAAATGTGTTGCTTCCCTACGAGTTGAATGCGGCGGGTGACGGCCTTTCACGCGCGAGAAATCTGCTCGCCTCCGTTGGATTGGGAGATCGCATGCATCATTATCCGGTCCAACTTTCTGGTGGAGAACAGCAGCGTGTTGCTTTGGCCCGTGCCTTCATCGTGGAGCCGCCTATCGTAATGGCCGATGAGCCGACGGGAAATCTCGACTCAAAGAATGGCGAACACGTGCTGTCTCTCTTGTTGGATCGGAACCGCGAAACCTCCACAACCCTTGTATTGGTTACCCACGATCCTGCGATTGCAGATCGTGCGGACCGAAGGATTGTGCTGCGAGATGGCCTGATCATCTCCGATGAGAGACGGGAGAACCTCTGA